In Burkholderia sp. HI2500, the sequence GCGCCCAGTGCTGCCGACAGCTTGTCCGCCAGCGGCTCCAGCACCTTCGTGTAGTTCTCGCCGCTGCCCAGACCGCGGCCGCCCGACACGATGATGCTTGCGCTCGTCAGTTCCGGACGGTCCAGCTTCGTCACTTCACGGCTCACGAACTGCGACTTGCCTGCATCAGCTGCCGCTTCGATCTTCTCGACCGATGCGCTGCCGCCTTCCGCTGCCACCGGATCGAAACCCGTTGCACGCACCGTGATGACCTTGATCGGATCGCTCGACTGCACCGTCGC encodes:
- a CDS encoding electron transfer flavoprotein subunit alpha/FixB family protein; this translates as LLADAPQLEAGLAENVEATALNIAKDYSHILAPATAYGKNIAPRIAAKLDVAQISDITAVDSADTFERPIYAGNAIATVQSSDPIKVITVRATGFDPVAAEGGSASVEKIEAAADAGKSQFVSREVTKLDRPELTSASIIVSGGRGLGSGENYTKVLEPLADKLSAALGA